The stretch of DNA TCCATCAGGTATATTTGTGTCCCATTTGAACATATAAAGTTCGTTTGAAAAATTGAAAAAAGAGTGCGTCTTGCGAGACGCATTTTTTGTTCTTTGAAAGAATGAGTGTGTTGAACCAGTCAGTTCAACAGTTTCAAACCTCAAAATTTTATACAGAATCAAACTTTACTACGGAGAGTTTGATCCTGGCTCAGGACGAACGCTGGCGGCGTGCTTAACACATGCAAGTCAACGAGAAAAGTGTAGCAATATGCTGAGTAAAGTGGCGCACGGGTGAGTAACGCGTAGGTAATTTGCCTTAGGGTTGGGAATAACCCCGCGAAAGCGGGGCTAATACCGAATAATGCAGCGGGCCCGCATGGGTATGTTGTTAAAGAGGCAGCAATGTCTCGCCTTAAGATAAGCCTGCGTCTGATTAGCTAGTTGGTAGAGTAAAAGCCTACCAAGGCAACGATCAGTAGCTGGTCTGAGAGGATGATCAGCCACACTGGAACTGAGACACGGTCCAGACTCCTACGGGAGGCAGCAGTGAGGAATATTGGGCAATGCCCGAAAGGGTGACCCAGCAACGCCGCGTGGAGGATGAAGTCCTTCTGGATGTAAACTCCTGTTGGAAGGGACGAACAACTAATGCCCGTAAGAGCATTAGTCTGACGGTACCTTCAAAGAAAGCACCGGCTAACTACGTGCCAGCAGCCGCGGTAATACGTAGGGTGCTAGCGTTGTCCGGATTTACTGGGTGTAAAGGGCGCGCAGGCGGACCTTTAAGTCATGGGTGAAATCTTTCCGCTTAACGGAAAAACCGCCCCTGATACTATTGGTCTTGAGTACGGTAGAGGGAGATGGAATTCCAGGTGTAGCGGTGAAATGCGTAGATATCTGGAAGAACACCAGTGGCGAAGGCGATCTCCTGGCCCGTAACTGACGCTCAGGCGCGAAAGCGTGGGTAGCAAACAGGATTAGATACCCTGGTAGTCCACGCTGTAAACGATGGATACTAGATGTTGGCTCGCAAGAGTCAGTGTCGCAGCTAACGCATTAAGTATCCCACCTGGGAAGTACGATCGCAAGGTTGAAACTCAAAGGAATTGACGGGGGCCCGCACAAGCAGTGGAGCATGTGGTTTAATTCGATGCAACGCGAAGAACCTTACCTAGGCTCGAAAGACTAGATTATCCATCGGTGAAAGCCGGTGGCGCTTCGGCAATCTAGACAGGTGCTGCATGGCTGTCGTCAGCTCGTGTCGTGAGATGTTGGGTTAAGTCCCGCAACGAGCGCAACCCTTGTCCTTAGTTGCCATCAGGTAAAGCTGGGCACTCTAAGGAGACTGCCTACGCAAGTAGTGAGGAAGGTGGGGATGACGTCAAGTCCTCATGGCCCTTACGCCTAGGGCTACACACGTGCTACAATGGGTGCTACAAAGGGCTGCGAGACCGCAAGGTGGAGCCAATCCCAGAAAAGCATCCTCAGTTCAGATTGGAGTCTGCAACTCGACTCCATGAAGCTGGAATTGCTAGTAATCGCGCATCAGCACGGCGCGGTGAATACGTTCCCGGGCCTTGTACACACCGCCCGTCAAGCCATGGAAGCTGGGGGTACCCGAAGTCGCTGTACTAACCGCAAGGAAGTAGGCGCCTAAGGTAAAACCAGTGACTGGGGCTAAGTCGTAACAAGGTAGCCGTACCGGAAGGTGTGGCTGGATCACCTCCTTTCTAAAGAGTAATAAACTGTTACTGATTGACTCGCACTCATTCTTTTATTTGTTCTTTAATAATGTGATTATCCCTAACGGGCCTGTAGCTCAGATGGTTAGAGCGCACGCCTGATAAGCGTGAGGTCAGTGGTTCAACTCCACTCAGGCCCACAAACGGGTGTTCGCTCCAACCTTCTGGTATCAGAAGATGTTGGGGCTATAGCTCAATTGGGAGAGCGCCTGCCTTGCACGCAGGAGGTTAGCGGTTCGAGCCCGCTTAGCTCCACAAGTCTTTTTGAGTGTTCTTTGAAATTTTGGATGAGTGAATTTCTAATTGCTATTTTATAACAATTAGAATGAAACTTTGAGCCTAACTAAGTTTACCTGTGAAAAAATTTTTATAGTAATTTTTGGTTAAGTTACTAAGAGCATACGGCGGATGCCTTGGCACAAGAAGTCGATGAAGGACGCGGTTACCTGCGATAAACCACGGCGAGGTGGAAACAACCTAAGATCCGTGGGTCTCCGAATGGGGAAACCCTCCTCGAGTAATATTGAGGAACTGCCATTTGAATAGATAGAATGGCTAGAGACAACCCAGCGAAGTGAAACATCTCAGTAGCTGGTGGAAAAGAAAACAAATGTGATTTCCTTAGTAGTGGCGAGCGAAAAGGAAACAGCCTAAACTATCCAACATGTTAAAGCCTGCAAGCCTTGTGTTGGTAGTGTTGTGGGAATTAGTTTGATCTAATTGCAGTATGATCGAAGAGTCAAAAATTAAAGAGATAATCGAATCACTTGGAAAGGTGAACCACAGAAAGTGAAAGTCTTGTAGGTGAAATCTTTTTAACTCTTTGAACTAGTCTCCCAAGTACCACGGAGTAAGTGGAAGTCTGTGGGAATCTGCCAGAACCATCTGGTAAGGCTAAATACTCTCTTGTGACCGATAGTGAACCAGTACCGTGAGGGAAAGGTGAAAAGCACCCTTAAGAAGGGGGTGAAATAGTACCTGAAACCGTATGCTTACAAACGGTTGGAGTCCCGATTTATCGGGATGACAGCGTGCCTTTTGGATAATGAGCCAACGAGTTACTCGTACGTTGCAAGGTTAATCCCTTAAGGGGAGTAGCCGAAGCGAAAGCAAGTTCGAAATGAGCGATTTAAGTAACGTGCGGTAGACGCGAAACCGTGTGATCTACCGTTGACCAGGATGAAGCCCCGGTAAAACGGGGTGGAGGTCCGAACTGATGTGGGTTGAAAACCGCTCGGATGAGTTGACGGTAGGAGCGAAAGACCAATCAAACTCGGTTATAGCTCGTACTCCTCGAAATAGCTTTAGGGCTAGCCTCGTATATAGTGTTATGGAGGTAGAGCACTGATTGGGCTAGGGCCGTCACAACGGTACCAAACCCAGACAAACTCCGAATTCCATTAACATGTTTTGCGGGAGTCAGGCAGTGGGGGATAAGCTTCATTGCCAAGAGGGGAACAACCCAGACCGTCGGCTAAGGTCCCCAAATTCCAGTTAACAGAGAAAGGATGTTAAGTTGCTCAGACAACTAGGATGTTGGCTTAGAAGCAGCCATTCATTTAAAGAGTGCGTAATAGCTCACTAGTCTAGCGACTTGGCGTCGACAATACTCGGGACTAAAACTGGATACCGAAGCTGCGGATTCTCCGTTTATCGGAGAGTGGTAGAGGAGCATTCTATATGGGAATCTGGAACAGATATCCCGCCTTCGGCGGGATGAAGGTGTGGTGCGAGCCATGCTGAACCGTATAGAAAAGCAAATGTTGGCATAAGTAACGATAAAACAGATGAAAAATCTGTTCACCGAAAGTCTAAGGTTTCCTGAGCAACGTTAATCGTCTCAGGGTTAGTCGGACCCTAAGCCGAGGCCGAAAGGCGTAGGTGATGGGAAACAGGTCAATATTCCTGTACCTGGTAAGTTTTGTTTAACTTTAAGGGGTGACGCAGGAGTGAAAGGTCAGCCACCTGTTGGATTAGGTGGTCTAAGTGTGTAGGCGGGGAATGCAGGCAAATCCGCATTCTCTTAACGCTGAGGCACGAACGGGAGTCCGCAAGGACACAAACTGACACTAAACATGCTGCCAAGAAAAACCTCGTAAAGGAGAAATTTATCAGACCGTACCGCAAACCGACACAGGTAGACGAGATGAGTATTCTAAGGTGCTCGAGTGAGCCGTGGTTAAGGAACTCGGCAAATTAACCCCGTAACTTCGGAATAAGGGGTGTCCTGATTGGTATAAGATTTACGCGAAAGCTAATCGGGATCGCAGTGAAATGGGCCAAGCGACTGTTTAACAAAAACACAGGTCTCTGCGAAGTCAATCAAGACGATGTATAGGGACTGACACCTGCCCGGTGCTGGAAGGTTAAGGGAAGAGGTTATGCCGACTTGTCGGCAGAAGCTTTGAACCGAAGCCCCAGTAAACGGCGGCCGTAACTATAACGGTCCTAAGGTAGCGAAATTCCTTGTCGGGTAAGTTCCGACCTGCACGAATGGTGTAACGATTTGGTCACTGTCTCAACCACGGGCTCGGTGAAATTGTGGTACCGGTGAAGACGCCGGTTACCCGCATATGGACGGAAAGACCCCGTGCACCTTTACTGCACCCTAACATTGGGTTTGAGTAAAGCATGTGTAGGATAGGTGGGAGACTTTGAAGTGGCGCCGCTAGGCGTCATGGAGTCAACGGTGAAATACCACCCTTGTTTTATTTGAATTCTAACCTCGGTCCTTGAATCAGGATCAGGAACAGTGTTAGGCGGGTAGTTTGACTGGGGCGGTCGCCTCCTAAAATGTAACGGAGGCTCCCAAAGGTACCCTCAGCATGGTCGGTAATCATGCGTCGAGTGTAAAGACATAAGGGTGCTTAACTGCGAGACCTACAAGTCGAGCAGGTGCGAAAGCAGGGCTTAGTGATCCGACGGTAGCGAGTGGAAGTGCCGTCGCTCAAAGGATAAAAGGTACGCCGGGGATAACAGGCTGATCTTACCCAAGAGTTCATATCGACGGTAAGGTTTGGCACCTCGATGTCGGCTCATCGCATCCTGGGGCTGAAGAAGGTCCCAAGGGTTTGGCTGTTCGCCAATTAAAGCGGTACGTGAGCTGGGTTCAGAACGTCGTGAGACAGTTCGGTCCCTATCCTATGCGGGCGCAGGATATTTGAGAAGAGTCGCTCTTAGTACGAGAGGACCGGAGTGAACGAACCTCTAGTGCACCAGTTGTCGCGCCAGCGGCATCGCTGGGTAGCTATGTTCGGTTGTGATAAGCGCTGAAAGCATCTAAGCGCGAAACACACTTCAAGATTAGATATCCCCTTCCCCGATTTTTCGGGGAACTAAAGACTCCAAGGAGATTACTTGGTCGATAGGCTGCAGGTGTAAGTATAGTAATATATTTAGCCGAGCAGTACTAATAAGTCGTGCGACTTAACCTATATTTTTATTTTATCACAGAAAATTTAGTTGTGTTTGAAGTTTCCACTCTCCAAAATTTTTTATTATGATTTTCGCTTAAAGCGAATGAGTTTTCTTGGTGACCATAGCCAGAGTGGTACACCTCTTCCCATTTCGAACAGAGAAGTTAAGACTCTGAACGCCGATGGTACTGCATGGGCAACTGTGCGGGAGAGTAGGTAGTCGCCAAGTTTATTTTTTAATCCCGACTAATTTCTAGTCGGGATTTTTTATTTTAAAGGTGTGCTGGAGTTATGATAAACATTGAGAGTGAACACCAGAGGTGGGCCTGCACAATAATCTAGTTTCCAAATATTTAGATGTCGATTATTTCATCAAAGGGATTCTTGATTCGTTATAAAATCTATGTGATTATTTAGAATTGAGTGTAAATCTATTCGGTGTTTCAATCAGAAATTTTCTCACCACTTAATTCATTTATTATGAAATCGTAAATTTCATTCTGATCAGAATTAGATACAGAAGACGAAGGAGTATTTTGCTGTTCGCTTGTTTGCTTGACGGGAGTTTTGGAAGGTTCTTTTTTCACGCTGAATCTGATCGGAGCGCCAAAATACTTTTTTGATTCTTGTGAGAGATAATCTTTGAAGCTTTCTATTACTGTTATCTGTTCAGGCTGGTTGCAAATTAAATTTATTTGATTTTTTTCTATTGAGTGTAATGTAGATTTTTCCAATGAGCTGCCAATTAAACTGCGGTCGTTTTTTACTATCTCTATAAATGATTTCCACCTTTGCTGAATTTCTTCCATTGAATTCGAGGTGTATGATGGAATAATTTTATCAGCGATAATTTTTGGCTTTTCGGATTTTTCCAAAGTGTTATATAGTTCAAGGGCAGGTTCTTTCTGATTCGAGCTTGTTTTGGCCGTTTCAGATATTGTTTTATCGATAGGGTGAGCAATCTTAGTGGTTAAATTGGATGAAATAGTTCTTGAAACTGATTTTCCCTTCAATGACTTTATTTCTTTGATCAAAGATTCAATGTCCACAGCACTTGGGAGTTCAACCAACTGAGCAAGTGCAATTTCCAGAGTTAATTTTTGATTTGAGCTTTGTTTTAAGTCTGTCTGACACTTTGTTAAAAGTGAGAGAATTCTCAATATATCATTATTGCTAAATTGGCTTGAGAACGATTTGTATTTTTCTTTTGCTGTTTCACTTGCTTCAACTAAAGAAGTGTCGTTTGTAATATTGACTGATAAAATATTTCTAAAGTGTTCGATGAGTCCATTAACGAACGTTATCAAATCCCAGCCATTGTAGTAAACTTCATTTGAAACCTTGAAAGCGTCCAAGTGATTTTTGGAAATTACAGCATCTGATATTCGAAAATAAATATCTTCGTTTATTGCATTTAAAATATTTGAGACTTCGTCAAATGTTACCTTCCCGCCGGAATAAGCAACTATTTGATCAAAAATGCTTTGAGCATCGCGCATCGCACCATCGGCTTTTTTCGCGATTATACTGAGGGCATCATCTTCGAATTCCACATTTTCCGCTTTAGCTATGTTCGCAAGATGAGTTTTGATCTCGTCCATTGTGAGCCTGCGAAAATCGTACCGCTGACAACGAGATAAAATCGTCGACGGGACTTTGTGAATGTCTGTAGTGGCAAAAATGAAAATCACATGTGCGGGGGGCTCTTCAAGTGTTTTGAGAAGTGCATTGAACGATTCATTTGTTAGCATATGCACTTCATCGATAATATAAATCTTATATTTTACGGTTGAAGGTGCGTATTTAACTGACTCTCGCAGAGTTCTAATCTCATCGATTCTACGATTTGAAGCTCCATCAATTTCGATTACGTCAATATTTGCTCCGCTCGTGATTGTTTTACAAGTTTCACATACGTTACATGGATTGAAATTCTTCTGATTGGGACAGTTCAGAGATTTTGCGAGAATTCTTGCAGTCGAAGTTTTTCCAATTCCGCGAGGTCCGGCAAAAATGAAAGCATGAGCAACTTTACCGGCTTTGATAGAATTCTTTAATGTTTGGGTGACATGTTCCTGCCCAATTACATCATCATAAATTTGTGGACGCCATTTTCGTGCGGTTACTTGATAGATTTGCTCGCTCATATTTTACTGTATTCTAAATTGGAAATTCTCTCAGCAAGAATATAACATAATTTTTCAAGATTATCTTTATCGATTAAGTTGAAATTCGATTGATTATAACTATCGATGTCAAGAACTCCAAAGATATTCCCTCTTAAAATAATTGGAATGACGATTTCAGATCTTGAACCGGAATCGCACGCAATATGTCCGGGAAATTTTTCTACATCGTCAACAATTATTGTTTCCCGCGTTTGAACAGTCGTACCGCAGACTCCTTTTCCGATTTCTATCTGCGAACAAGCAACTCTACCTTGAAATGGACCGAGTATTAGTTTCTCGTTTTTCAAAAGATAAAATCCAACCCACGAAAACGAACTGAAAGCTTGTTTAAGAATGGCTGTAAAATTTGAGAGCAGCGATATTAATTCATTCTCACCTTTAATGAGTGATTCGCATTGCGGGAGAATTTCGGAATATATCTCTTGTTTATTGCCCGATGAGATTTTTATTTCTTTCACTTCTTAGTTTTCTTCAACGATGATGTTGAGAGGACTTTATTTCCAAATACGAATGGAATCGCATCAAGAATTGTATTGATAGGAATAATCTTTAATCCTTTTTTGACTGTTTCGGGAATATCTACTAAATCTTTCATGTTCTCATTCGGGATTAAAACTTTTTTAATTCCGCTTCTTTGTGCGGCGAGAAGCTTCTCAGTTAATCCACCAATTGCAAGAACATTCCCACGCAAAGTTATTTCACCAGTCATTGCGACGTCATGATTCGCTGGTTTTGTTTTAATCGCAGAAAGCATTGCCATCGTCATTGTGATGCCGGCAGATGGTCCATCCTTTGGGATCGCTCCTTCGGGAAGATGGATATGAATCTCCTTTCCTTTATAGAAGTTTGAATTGATACCAAGTTTTTTTGCGTTGGACCGAATGTAACTTAGTGCTGCTTGAGCTGACTCTTTCATCACATCGCCAAGCTGACCTGTAAGAGTTAGTTTTTCAGGTCCGTTCATGATAGTAACTTCGACATCGAGAATTTCGCCCCCGACACTCGTCCACGATAATCCAGTAATGCTTCCGATTTTCTTCTCTCTTACAACGGTTTTACTTCTGAATTTCGGGACGCTGAGATATTTTTCAAGATTATCAGCAGTGATTTTTCTTTTAATGTTGGATATATCTTTTCCATTCGATGATTTCTCGAATACGATTTCCTTCGCGACTTTTCTGAAAACAGTTGCGATTTCCCGCTCAAGATTTCTTACGCCTGCTTCTTTCGTGTATTCTCGAACAATTTTCTGAATTGCATCATCTTGAATCAAAATATTTTTTGGATTCAATCCATGCTCGGTTAATTGCTTTGGTATAATATGAAGTTTTGCAATTTCAAGTTTGTCATGTTCTAGATAACCTGGCAGCTCAATTATTTCCATCCTATCCTGTAATGGAAGTGGAATATTATAACGAATATTTGCTGTAGTAATGAATAAAACTTTTGAAAGATCGTAATCGCAATCGAGATAATGATCGTTAAAAGTATGATTCTGTTCAGGATCGAGAACTTCAAGCATTGCGGCTGATGGATCGCCCCTAAAGTCCATACTCATTTTATCAATTTCATCAAGAAGAATTACTGGATTTATGACGCCAGCTTTTTTCATCGATTGAATAATTTTACCGGGCATTGAACCGATGTAAGTTCTGCGGTGTCCTCTTATTTCTGCTTCGTCTCGTACACCGCCAAGAGAGATGCGAACAAAATTTCTGTTGAGTGCACGAGCAATTGATTTTGCTAAAGATGTTTTTCCAACGCCTGGAGGACCGGAAAAGCAAAGAATTTGTCCTTTCATTTCTTTTACTAAGTTTAAGACAGCTATGTGTTCTAAAATTCTTTGCTTCGGTTTTTCGAGTCCAAAGTGATCTTCTTCAAGAATTTTTTCAACATGCTTCAAATTCAGATTATCTTTTGTTTTTTTACTCCAGGGTAAATCGGTGAGCCAATCCAAATAATTTCTAAGAACTGTCGATTCAGGAGACATTGGTGGAGTTTTTTTCAA from Ignavibacteria bacterium encodes:
- the dnaX gene encoding DNA polymerase III subunit gamma/tau, whose protein sequence is MSEQIYQVTARKWRPQIYDDVIGQEHVTQTLKNSIKAGKVAHAFIFAGPRGIGKTSTARILAKSLNCPNQKNFNPCNVCETCKTITSGANIDVIEIDGASNRRIDEIRTLRESVKYAPSTVKYKIYIIDEVHMLTNESFNALLKTLEEPPAHVIFIFATTDIHKVPSTILSRCQRYDFRRLTMDEIKTHLANIAKAENVEFEDDALSIIAKKADGAMRDAQSIFDQIVAYSGGKVTFDEVSNILNAINEDIYFRISDAVISKNHLDAFKVSNEVYYNGWDLITFVNGLIEHFRNILSVNITNDTSLVEASETAKEKYKSFSSQFSNNDILRILSLLTKCQTDLKQSSNQKLTLEIALAQLVELPSAVDIESLIKEIKSLKGKSVSRTISSNLTTKIAHPIDKTISETAKTSSNQKEPALELYNTLEKSEKPKIIADKIIPSYTSNSMEEIQQRWKSFIEIVKNDRSLIGSSLEKSTLHSIEKNQINLICNQPEQITVIESFKDYLSQESKKYFGAPIRFSVKKEPSKTPVKQTSEQQNTPSSSVSNSDQNEIYDFIINELSGEKISD
- a CDS encoding GAF domain-containing protein is translated as MKEIKISSGNKQEIYSEILPQCESLIKGENELISLLSNFTAILKQAFSSFSWVGFYLLKNEKLILGPFQGRVACSQIEIGKGVCGTTVQTRETIIVDDVEKFPGHIACDSGSRSEIVIPIILRGNIFGVLDIDSYNQSNFNLIDKDNLEKLCYILAERISNLEYSKI
- the lon gene encoding endopeptidase La, which codes for MIFPVLVGREQSIRAATSATESDKYIFLVAQKKPNIDDPKQEDLFTEGTIAKIVQILRLPNGLMKILVDGVAHGFIKSFIDNSNYIEAEIEVISHEIEENVEHDALVRHLSNLFSEYVKLNRNIPSETLTAFDNISDPIRKLFYSAANVIQTVEVKQAILQQYTLKDKFYELIKILKSEIDVLKIEKEIDLKVQENIQKTQRKFLIQEQIRILQDELGEEEDSSPENQKLRDKIKKAKMPKEVEEKALEELNKLKKTPPMSPESTVLRNYLDWLTDLPWSKKTKDNLNLKHVEKILEEDHFGLEKPKQRILEHIAVLNLVKEMKGQILCFSGPPGVGKTSLAKSIARALNRNFVRISLGGVRDEAEIRGHRRTYIGSMPGKIIQSMKKAGVINPVILLDEIDKMSMDFRGDPSAAMLEVLDPEQNHTFNDHYLDCDYDLSKVLFITTANIRYNIPLPLQDRMEIIELPGYLEHDKLEIAKLHIIPKQLTEHGLNPKNILIQDDAIQKIVREYTKEAGVRNLEREIATVFRKVAKEIVFEKSSNGKDISNIKRKITADNLEKYLSVPKFRSKTVVREKKIGSITGLSWTSVGGEILDVEVTIMNGPEKLTLTGQLGDVMKESAQAALSYIRSNAKKLGINSNFYKGKEIHIHLPEGAIPKDGPSAGITMTMAMLSAIKTKPANHDVAMTGEITLRGNVLAIGGLTEKLLAAQRSGIKKVLIPNENMKDLVDIPETVKKGLKIIPINTILDAIPFVFGNKVLSTSSLKKTKK